DNA sequence from the Arthrobacter crystallopoietes genome:
GAACTCGACAACGGCGGCCGGCAGAGCGCCGAACTGGTGGTCGGCGCGGAGGGGCTCTACTCGGTGGTCCGCCCCGCCTTGATCGGCCGGGATAAACCGCGCAGCTCGGGAACCACGGCCTTCCGCGGCGTATGCGATGCAGCGGGGCTAGACCTCGATTCCGTCCCGTGGGGCGAAATGTGGGGAGACGGCGGCGTTTTCGGTGCCACTCCCCTCTCCGGAAACCGCATCTACTGGTACGCCACCGCGCCCAACGAAGAGCTGGCAGCCGCCGGCCAGGACGGGTGGAAGATGACGGCGATCGAAAACTTCGCCCACTGGCACCCCGGTATCGAGTCAGTCCTGGACAAAACCGAGGAAAGCGCCATCATTGCGCACGAGCTATTTGACCGGAAGCCGGAGCCAGTCTGGTCCGGGCGTTCGGCCACGCTGGTCGGCGACGCGGCCCACCCCATGCTTCCCTTCCTCGGACAGGGCGCCTGCCAGGCGCTGGAAGACGCCGTCGCGCTGGCAGACGCGCTGGCGGGCAAGGATTCCATTGCGGACGGTTTGGTGGAATACGAATCGATCCGGGCGCCGCGCGCCAACGAAATAGTGGAACGCTCACGGTCCATGGCGCGCCTGGCCCAGCTGGACTCCGCGCCGCTACGCAAGGCACGCAACACCACCATGCGGCTGCTGCCCAAGGCCCTGCGGCTCCGGCGTCTCGACGCCGTGGTGGGCTACGAGGGGCATTGACTTACCTGCCGGTCCGTACTGCAATGGCTTAAAGGGCTGTGCAGTTAGGAGGTCCCGGCCATGAACCTGACGGACTACGGTCAACTGCTGCTTGCGGGCATGGCCGTCGTCGCCATCCTCACGGCGACCACGTGGGCTGCCGGGCGGGGAATCGACCGTCCGGATGACCTGGACAATACCTTCTGGTACGCCTTTGCCGGCCTCTCCTGCGCCCTGACGCTCGTCTTTCTGGCCTCGGCCCTCAGCGCCACCGCGGCGTCGGTCCTGATGGCCCTGCTGCTGCTGACGCTGGTGCCGGCAGGCCTGCACTTGCGCCGCCGGTGGCTGGCGGGCAGCCAGGCTGCGGGTACAAATGCCGCAGCGCCCTTGGCTGCACAGCATGATGCGCTGATCAAGCGGTGGCTGCAGTACGAGCTGGATCCGGCCGCCGCGGCCGCTGCCCCGGCTCTGAGCGACGCCGCCAATCCTGCAACTGCGGCGATGCTGCGCGGGATGCGGCGTGCCGAACTGCTGCGGCCTGAAAGAGGGCTGCAAGGAACAG
Encoded proteins:
- a CDS encoding FAD-dependent monooxygenase, which produces MGATERKAIIIGAGIGGLATALALQNTDWKVHVLERSGTLSPSGTGLSLWPNALAALERLGVLDEVLAAAVPVRGDVLDMDGNPIMLLEQLDVRRRYGLPIQMIHRADLTAILAKPLAVNTVHLGLNAVGFQPGFPRSTVELDNGGRQSAELVVGAEGLYSVVRPALIGRDKPRSSGTTAFRGVCDAAGLDLDSVPWGEMWGDGGVFGATPLSGNRIYWYATAPNEELAAAGQDGWKMTAIENFAHWHPGIESVLDKTEESAIIAHELFDRKPEPVWSGRSATLVGDAAHPMLPFLGQGACQALEDAVALADALAGKDSIADGLVEYESIRAPRANEIVERSRSMARLAQLDSAPLRKARNTTMRLLPKALRLRRLDAVVGYEGH